A stretch of DNA from Channa argus isolate prfri chromosome 7, Channa argus male v1.0, whole genome shotgun sequence:
GATatcttttatttaacattttaaccaaGGTTCATGACATTAGTTTGACTTCTGCAGAATGCTGCCTTGTAGGTGACCTTTTGGAGGGTGAACTCCGACCTTTGGTGCAGAGAGGCTGAGGAGAAATGACCTTTGCCAACCAGTAACAACTAGGGGTGTTTAATATAGACTCTCATGACCCCAAAGATATAGTTACAATGTGAATGCCTGTGTCTTGACTTTACTGTACTCTGCATGACCTGTGCAGACTCCACAGCCGTTGACTTTGGTGAAATCATGTTTGTACATGAGGGCTAACATTTCTGGCTTCTATACAGTGCAATATGTATCAGTGTCAAATAGTTACACCAGTTACAACAGGGATGTTTCTTGATACAGGTCGGTAATTGGGCAATAGTAGGTGGATTGAATCCTTCATATTATTGATTGAGCTTGTAGGTAGATAATTTTTAAGAAGCGCTTAAAAAATTTGTCCCCTTTAGTTATGTAGTGTTGTACACGACAGCAGTTTATGATAAATATTTGGTTGTATGCACTGTTTTTACTGACAGTCTTTTCCTTATCATATGTAACAATACTTTGAATATTGATTGAAGCACTTGCTAATTATCCATCATGTCTACATTACTTATGACTGTTTCTGtgaatttttatatatatttttttgtatccaTGTACAGTTAATATTAAagtattcattgttttttctctatTAATAGAGGTGGTGTGTGGTGCTCCATCAATCTACCTGGATTTTGCCAGGTCCAAGCTGGATGCCAAATTTGGTGTGGCTGCTCAGAACTGCTACAAAGTTTCAAAGGGTGCCTTCACTGGGGAGATCAGGTATGTCAAgtgtccatcaggaacattttTAAAGGTTAGATCATGAGCAAATAAAGATTTACATATGAAAGGAACTTCATACAGATTGCTGACCTGCAGAAAATGGCTCTATTTACACTTGCAAAATCTTTGACTATGTTAGATtatgcacaaatacaaaatcttTCACAATATTTCACATCATATAGTTAGTGGTTTTTAAATTGCACGgatttaatggattttttttgtaattattcgATGATTTATCTGTTATCTGTTTTAAGCCCTGCGATGATCAAGGACTGTGGCGTGGATTGGGTGATTCTGGGACACTCTGAAAGGCGCCATGTCTTTGGAGAGAGTGATGAAGTAATTACAGATGATGTTATCTTGTCCTTTAAGTTTGCACCATCAAAGACTCTCATATAATGCTTCAATCCTGCTGTGTACACTTTGTGATTTAAGTGTGCGTGTCTTCTTAGCTCATTGGTCAGAAGACAGCTCATGCTCTGGAGAGTGGACTTAGTGTGATCGCCTGCATTGGTGAGAAACTGGATGAAAGGGAGGGTGGCATCACAGAGAAAGTTGTCTTCACTCAGACTAAGGCCATCGCAGGTACAAGACTCCAAATTGTCCTACTAccgattttttttatttgattttaggatgtattattttacatttgtataaatGTACAGTCTGCATACAAGCTGGAAATCAGAAACTTGCAAAATACAAGTCTTATCACATCTCTCTTTCACAGACAATGTGAAGGACTGGAGCAAGGTTGTACTTGCTTATGAGCCTGTCTGGGCCATTGGCACTGGCAAGACTGCCTCCCCACAACAGGTAAATATTAGAAACCACAGAGTATTTCCTGAATATGGTCTCTTACTCTACCCCATTcctaatgtttctgttttttgtctgatttCTCAGGCTCAGGAGGTTCATGAGAAACTAAGGGAGTGGCTGAAGACTAACGTGTCTGAGGCTATAGCCAACTCTGTGAGGATAATTTATGGAGGTCAGTCAGTGCAATGATGTATTCGTGTTGGTAGTTGGATTTTTAAATCCTTTCTTATGAGTCCGTTGTTTTTCTCAGGTTCGGTGACCAGTGGCACCTGTAAGGAGCTTGCCTCCCAGAAGGATGTTGATGGCTTCCTTGTAGGTGGAGCCTCCCTCAAGCCAGAATTTATTTCAATCATTAACGCCaaggcataaaaacacagacagctgCAACGTACCATGACGGTCAGAGGCCAACTCCATTCAGAGGACCCATTTCCATCATCCCTTGCTCTTAGCAATTAGTCCCCTTCCTCTTTGTGTTCAAAGTATTTGTGTAATGGTGTCATTCTcccattttccttttacttttgaCTATGTTTTGTCTCAAAGAAAAGGGTCAGGTTGACACATGCGCTATTCTGCACTGAAAAGTCCACTTAGAACAGACTACTACACCAAGTGCTCAAGCTGTAAAGACTGACCGTTACACCTTGAGGTGGACAGGCAGTCCACGCCTTTACTTGAAAAGTTTACGAACTTTTGTGTGTAAACGGTGTCACAGCTCTtgtcacatttcttttaaatactaGTGTCTCTTTTGTGTAATTATGGTGTTATACCCCCTGTGGATGTGCACGTTCTGGCTCCCATTGGCTGTTTGCCCAAGAGAAAACTGTCCATTACATGTTAATCACGTTGTTTTATCGTCAATGGATTTAAAGGTGGGAGGGGTGTGAGGAAACCTAATAAACAGATTAGACATTGTTTCAGTCTGTTGTGCTTTGCTTTGTCCTATATTTTCCAGAGTACCTACTAATGGGTTTCCTGGCCTGTTCTTCAGACTGCTTTATATTCACGTAGAGACGACCGTGATCCCAATGGAATTCTCAGGATACTAGAGTCTATCTTTATTATAGGGGTGAACTACTGTTAAGACAATGCCATACTGAGAAGCATATGATTGCTATTTTTAGCCTGGCTGAATGAAAACAGACACCGCAGTGAAAGACTGATGTATCAGGGGAAAGTTGTATTTGCCAATTACAACTCTGCACATATACTAATGTTCATTGGattgtaaaataaaacccaaagtACACTGAGCATTTCAGTCATCACAGTGTGTTTGTAGTAACTAGGTTTTATTTCCACTTCAGTCTATTAGGTGTAAATGGAGTGTGAACCGTGCTCTCAGATTTCtcaaacatgatttttattgtGCTGTATTCAGTGCATACAGTAGGAAGCAAAGACCTATTGCATCTCTCTGTCCTTCCTAAATATCAAGGACATTTACAAGGATTGCATTTTTTGACATATTTAATTTGACAGAGTAGAAATTAAAATAGGAAATACTTTAAGGATGTTGCAGGTGCATGGTAGTCCATTCCAATGAAGGTAATTTATTTCTCATGTTCTCACTGTGCTGAAACAGCCACAGGACCGAACCACATCAACTGGCGCAACTCATATGCTGCATAAAATAACTAGAACTTTAgtacttgtctttttttcccctaagAGACAAACACGAAAAACATGACTATATCAAaactaaagtaattttaaaatgttatttcttttgGAATAAATTGAATTATATCTTTACTTCAGACCtataatatatttgtattatatcTGACACATGGGTTTCTGAGACCTGTATGTCATCTACATGAACAAGACTTTACTGACGAACCTAATGTACAGTATCCAAACTGAGATGTCTTTTGCCCTTCGGTGGATTACCCGTGCACTGCATGTGGTATTTCCAAGATGGCCTTCTTTAGCTGGTGACTTACATGTATTTGGGGCGGGGGATAATtgacaatttttaaatgttactgtaaGAAAAACTTCAGTATGAATAATTGTTGTATTGAGGCATCTTATAAGTACTTAATATTTTGTAGCCTGTGTTAAAATAAGATCTTGTTGATAATGTGTATCAAAAATGatacagcagaaataaaaaaagttagttTTCTGTAAATCCCTCAGTGGTCATTGAGTTAAATTTCATGATAACTACCACGATGCACTGTCTtgatttttaaactaattaaagatttaaatgcaaacttatatttacttatgtttaatatggttttttttctattacagGTGGAGTAAAAAGTTTCTAAAAAACGCTCCTGTTtggaaaaagacaaaccaaACCCTAATGTTGCAAATGCAATGGACTACAGTCTATACAGCACCTGTTACAACTGCAGTCTGCTGACTTGGTTCGTCCTTCTGTCCAGGAGGCGGCGGCATTGCCTCATATTGACATCTCTGCGCAGCGATAAAGCAGCAGTACAGCAATAGAATATATTTaacaacatatataaatatcttATAAGAGATTTGGGGGGTTTAAGGAAAGTAGCTATGGGCTCTCCTATAAGTCGCTAAATGACGCCATCGTGTAATTTCCATAATTGGCCATGTGCATGTAATTGTACTGGACTCTGTAAGACAGAGAATTAATGTTGTGAGACTTTTTGTCTCtcccacaacacaaaaaacccTATATTACGTTTTTTATGTCACAATtccaaattttttttatatatattttttgtcctttcggcttatcccatgagttcagggttacCACAGCGGATaattgtccgcatgtttatttgtcgcagtttttacgccggatgcccttcctgacgcgacacttcccaatttctaccgggcttggaccggcactgcacagctggggaggggaatgggctgttaggggttcagtgtcttgcccagagatacttCGACATATAGTTGGGACCGGGGaccgaaccactgaccctgtggtccgtggacgattAATTCACCATTCCAACCCACCTcatttatccgggcttgggacctgCAAAAGTGATCTAAAAGAAACACTCTGGCGGACTGTGTGAGTCCAATGCACCGATTTACTTTGTGGAGTGATTTATTTTAGACAAAGAATCACTTACAATCGGGATCAGCCAGCGGCTGCTTCGTGCATTTAGTTCACTTGCAGGACGCGGAGCAGGTCTGAACGTCTCCTGCTCTTACTGCAGCTGGGAGGCGCTGCTGCGCGAGGACTGCGCCACCTGTAGGAGGGGCCTGCGTCAGCACCCGCTGCACATTAACGATACGCGTTTCCACGTCAGAGTATCCAAAGTCCCCCATAACCCCAGAAAAAGTCCCTTGGTTTGTCACTATTCGCTTTTTTGAAATACTGAATACTCGCTAAATATAGCCACAACGTCGGCAACACTGTGCACGTCGGTACCTCTTCGACCTACGGTTACCCACAATTCCCTTCTCTGCGTAGGTCCGCATCGACGTTTACGTATATCGACGGAGAAATATAAATCGGCCTTCAGTCTCATGTCCGTGTTTACAAGCGGAGCGTGACGTTCACGGTCTCATGAGAACACGTCTTGCAGCGCAGATCcaagcttttaatttttttctaacaaTACCTAAAATGCAGTCACTAAGAGCTTTTCTAGACGAGAAACTGGCAGCAGTAGCGGAGGAGATATTTGGAGCTGTTGAAAAGACAATAGCCGAGTACAGAGAGGAGATTTCACGTTCAAAAGATTTAGAAATCAGTCGTCTCAGACTGCAGCTGAAGCTTCTCAAGTCAGGTCTGTTTGAATGGAATCTCATTAAAAACGAAACTCTTGcacttttgcatttgtttgtaaTTAAATTGCATGgttgtgattttgttttatttttttcccttcagaTGCACGGACAGATAGACGCCTTGGagtccagctgcagcagcccaCCCATCACCACGCTCCATCTCAGCAGCACCACCAGTCAGTCCCTCCAGTGGAAGCTGCTGAGCCACAGCACAGCGAGGAGGTTGGAGGCCAGTGCATGGAGCAGGAGCCTCCAGAGCCTTCCCAGATCAAGAAAGAGCAGCAGAAGAGCCACAGAGGTTTCTGGGTAGATCACAATACGGAGCAGCTTGAAGGTCTTGAATCAGACATAAAAGACTTCATTTCATCTACTTCCAGTCTGAAATCAAGTCTGCAGTATCCTAGCTTACCCTTTCACCCCTACcacaacaacaccaacaacagtgAGGAGAGTAAAGAGAAACCCTACAGCTGCTCAGTTTGTGAAAAGCGTTTCAGTAACTGTTCCCACCTTGCAGCCCATATCAggacacacacaggagaaaggCCGTACAGGTGTGAAATATGCAGAAAGACTTTTATCACAACAAGCGCTCTGAACAGACACCAGACGATCCATACTGAGGGGAAACACTTTGTGTGTAATTATTGTGGGAAATCCTTTAAGTGGATGGAATCTCTTGGCAGACACGTGAGAAGGGTTCACAAGAGGGAAAATATGCCTGTATGACTTCCTGCAGTTGGAGACTGAAATCACACTTGTCCAGTAGATAGGTGTTAATGTATTGCTATTACATTGTTCTTGTGTATGATTTAATTACACCCAATCATCTCGCAGTAAGacaaataaagaatttaatCTCTTTTTATATGTTTGAATAGTGAATTACATTGGTATTTGTGCTTTGACCGCATTAAACCTTGTGTACATGAACACTTCTGGTAAATTATATGcaaagaaattgtaaaaatacacTCAGTCATATAATTTATAAGCaaactacagtacatttatCCTTACAAAATATGAatgcttttaatattttggtgtttattgtgttttgctTTCTGCTGCTGGAAGATCAGAGCAAAAGTTGCACTGTGCTCCAGTAGGTGGCAGTGAAAGCCCAGTTATTAGATTCCAATACACTATTTTTCTGAAACACCACTTTAccttttttaatgctttaaatCTATTTAGCAGACATGTTTTTGTATCATTGCCTCAGTGAAAGTTTAAATACAGAGTATTCCTAAGTACTAAGTGTTTGCTACATACATTACTTTAGTAAATTTCTGACTACTCCAGATATAAAATCAGACTCAGTGTCTCAAAGTTCCTTTATCATCCTGTTTCAACTCTTTATTGAAGCTTCATAATATTCAAACCCAAGAACCATAATTATGTTATATTTGGCACATCTTCACAGGCATTGCAGAACAGATGTTAAAGATACAGAAGTAAACACGTTATTGATATAACCAAAAATCCAAGTCACAACAGAGTGATAGtagattagattttatttttcacaggagcctttttatttaatttttacacattCATGTTTTGCAATTATGCCAGTGACtttgaataattttatttctcCTGAAAGCTGTAGATCTTAGTTTGCACtacatggtttaaaaaaaaaaagtatgttgaTATCCTTGCATATGCCTTTTCAAAAGAAGCTACTTGGCAGGTCACAGTAGAACAGGTGATGAATTCACTTCATTTGGTTACTTTAGTCCCAGGGTTCTGGTTTCGTGGTTTTGTTGACGCTGGCTGACTCTCACACTGTCATGACTTAGTATTGGGATGTATAGAACACAACCATTGCTGTCATTGTAACCGTCAAAACATTCACAAGAAAATTCTGTATTCCTAAAACTGTACAATGCAACGATATTTAAGCAATAATTTGTTTCTATGGCAACAGCGTGAGAGAGCCCTTTCCTGCTTCAACATGTCAGTGCCACCGTGTAGTGAAATTAAGCTGCATTGAATTGTTTCCAAGTTTGGTGTAGAAGAACTTGACACAGCCTTGGGATGATCAAAACACAGACTAAGCCTCAGACCTTCCTGACACAGCAACAGGCCCCAACCTCATGCTCCTATGGCCAAACGACAGCAAAGCCCTGCAGCCTGGTCCCAAAATGTTGTGGAAACCCTGAAATAAAGTAGTGGAGGCTGTTTCAGTAGCATATGTTCAACAAACATATCTTATGGGTGGTGTGTTCAGATGTTCACATGTTTGTcaaatcatacacacactttcagaGAGCTTATATCGAGGTTATGCTACTAGTGATTCCTTTTGTTCTTGATAATAATTGTGGTGAGTGTCTTGTCTCATTATGTTGTAGAACATTTAGTTGAACAAGATTATTATTTCAGGTGACCCTCACTCATTGGAGAGAGATTTGCTGAGGGCTCTCATGTACATGCAGGTGCTCTGTGCTATAAACCACTTATATCAAGTGTGCAGAGGAGAGACAATTAAAATGATGACACAATATCTCTTTTAAATCGAAAATGTGGATTAGAACAAAGCTAAAATGTGTGCTGGCGCTCAGCCTCAATCACGTGTGTAAACTAGAGAGTTTGTCTTTGACTAAATTCTATGAAGACGTTTGTAAAGATGTTAAAGGAAAACCCAACCATGGTGAGGAGCTTGTTGTATAACCTTGCAGCTCTGTGTTCACCTTTTACTGCTGTTTGGCTGAACGTATTACTAGTTTTATCGCCAAATCCATAGGTTTCTCATTAACACTGGGGCCAAGGTGCTCCCTGAATCTATCTGCTCTTTTATTAGGTACAACGAGTTTCATGTACCTGAGGAAgcaaaaactacaaacatttttgctctAAAACAACCAGCCATCACttgagaaaataaacacacatatttgaatctgtagtttgttttttcttgttgttaGGCATGCCACAAATTTACTCTTTACTTGTTTGttctagtttttgttttgtaaatgtatttttttttctgcatttgatcATCATGATTCAAACACACCTTGGACTGGTAACAACTGATCCTATTAtgatttatttgaatgaatATACATATGAAAACAGGTGTAATGAAAAACAAGCGGTGTGAACAGCTTGCAAAGTCTTAAAAGCAATTAAATTTAGTTAATTAATAGAAATCTTGAAGGTGTTAAATGGTCTTGAATTTATTAAGACCGTACAAAACAGTACagtgtttattataaaatgtttgtctgaATATGTCTGAGCACCAACTAAACGTGAGATTGCTATGAAACTAAGGTTTCAGTCAACACTAGAAGACCAGCGAGCTCTGTCATTTCTATGGCAACAGTAAACCTCTTTTTCTCATCATAAGCAAGTGCTGATTTTAACAAAGTGTATTTCtacaaattgtaattttaatcgGTTGATCCACCCATTATTTCTGCTTGTCTGGTTCCAGACTAATATAATGAAAAGtgcaattatatatataatgaatTTTACACTATATCACCTATAATATTCATCATACTGATGACAGTGAAAGAGGTATTAAATTCAATTGAATgtggttaaaaaagaaaacctgccCTTGGTTTGGTGTTTGTTTAAATTCTCTTGTTGCAGCTGTACATGTTCAGGTTCAGTGTAAGATTTAAATAGTTTGGCCCTAATGTGAATGAATTTACCAACATGAAAAGccttctctccactgttgctgcATCATCAAAAATCCAACAGTAAACTCTGCTATCAAAATAATGCATTCATTAACATAAATAATACATGTTCCACTTCTCAATTTTTAATAACAGCTTGTTCTTTCCACACTGCTCAAACCTAACATTGTGTGTAGTCGAACAGATGCTCTATATAACAGTGAATTATCTTCATATTAATGAAACTTTTCCATCCTTTGACTCATCAGCACTCCATTACAAACAATTTACAAATGCAGTTCTTTCCTTCTCCAGTCAACCTTGTGAgtttagtgtttttgtctgCAACCTTGATATACAAAAGCCTTTATATTTTCAAACACTTTTTATCTAAAAAGATTCATAGATAAAAGATTGAGGTAAAGAAAAGCAAGTGTGGAAAGTGTCCACATTCCTACTACATCTAACAATTTCCACACCTGGGGAAACCTGAAGCTTTTTCCTAGCAGGTATTAGGTAATGAGCAAGGAAACAGCATGAATAGGTCTCCAGTGGGCTAGATATAAATGTGAAAAGACAATACAAACTATGTTGGAAAGGCTTGTCAAGCCTAGATTAGTTCACATCATACCTCATTTACAAACCAATGGAGAAAAGTGTGCAAGAAACTTAGTGGGACCTTCCAAACAGAATAGATGAGCCTGACACAGATGCTATGACTGTGACTACTTATCAAATGGCTGATCACATTCCTTAGATCCATTATTTTTCAGCTCACACCAACACTGGATTTTGTTAATCACATCATGTACTGATCTACATGTGCGACACCAGTTAATGTCATGTCATAAGTTGGTGgtttatctttattttcagttgttgctggaatgtttttatttgggaAATTGCTTGCGGGATAGTGAGAAGGCTGATGAACTGTAGGCAGTCATATAAAGGAAGCAGACTGAGAGCTCTGGTCTCGCTCTTGCACTGGTCACCTGCATGTTGTCTACAACCACTTAAAGATGCTCAGCAATGCTTCAAGATGATCCTCTGGGATCCTCTTCTCTACACTGAAATAGAGTGAGTAAGAGGTCAGAAGAGATTGATTATCtgggtgagagcaggtgaaaaagGCTACAAACTCTGTTCTCAGCCAGCACTTGTGCCActttgcagcttttcttttgCTGCCGGAGGCTGGGATGACACTTGAGCACGTGAATGAGAAGTTGGTGGCTGTGCTCAAGCTGAGGATTCACTGACAAAGGTAAGACATGCAGGTTTCAGTGCACTATGTTAATATGGTTCAAGACAACAACAGCCTTCACAAAAACCTTCTGTATCTAAAATAACTGATGATTAAAGAAAGATTGAAACAGTGAAAATGAGAGATGACAGTCTGGATTTTAGCAGCTATTGCATCAGAAGGGCAAAAATGGACAAGAAGACATGTAAAGCAGCAGCCGCAGGGACACTGTAAAGGTGCAATAAACGGCTGGGGCTGGTTACACGGTAAACTTTATGAACTATGACGGCTCCAGCAGATGTCTGTGGAGCAAATGCATCAACTGGAGGACTCAGCACAGAGTTGTACAGGCAAAACAGAGTTTTGGATATAGACGAGAACacctaaaaacaattaatatatTATGCTGGGAGAGTGGAGGAAGGACTACACCAAACGTGTCACTGTGCTCTGTTccaacacaaacattaaatttaTAAGAGCATAGCTTGATGTAATCTGTGGTACTATTGGGAGGTTAGTGTCTATCTCACCATAAATGCTCAAGGCCAGTGTTGTGCCAAGTCCACATTCAGTTGTTATATTTCCTGTGTGGGACTCATATGAGGTCATgtgctttaatttttaattaatttagaataaCTTAGCACTAGTAGTTTTGTATACATTGACCCATGATAGTTAATAATAACTATACCCATACTATGTGGCAAAAAACTATTAAAGGACACCTTTACTGATATTGATCTTCCTTCTTTTAGATCTAGTTTGGATAGCATGTGTAAATGAATgcctttaaacttccctctgagttccctgtattaaaatctCTTTTTCTAGCTTGAAACACCTCCAGATGCCATCACTGGGAGGAACCTTCAGTCCAGATTATATCGTCTCATTGTTCTTACTACGAAGTTAGTAATCATGGTCAGATGACACGGAGATGAcacacagatgacatcatttgaacttataatgatgaaaaactactccaggtgatgtcatctggagaagttttttttagataggagcagtaaaacattttaatacagggaattcagagggaagtttaaaagcattaatgtacatttacacactaacgtaaagccatagaaagcaaggtGAAAATTAGTTGACTTGCCCTTTAAAGCAAAGAAGTACATATTATTTGGAGGCAATGTTCTTTAGATGTAGGTGACAACAAATTGGTGTCACATGTGCTGGCAAATTTTACTCTGTTGTATTTTCTGTCTTgcttgtatatatatatatatatatatatatttatatatatatatatataaataactaaactaataataactaaatatatatatatatatgtgtgtgtgtgtgtgtgtgtgtgtatatatatatatatatatatatatatatatatatatatatatatatatatatatatatatatatatatatatacatatatatatatacatatatatacttGTGTGCACTAAACCATTCACATCTGGTACT
This window harbors:
- the tpi1b gene encoding triosephosphate isomerase B — translated: MSRKFFVGGNWKMNGDKKSLGELIDILNGAKPEPNVEVVCGAPSIYLDFARSKLDAKFGVAAQNCYKVSKGAFTGEISPAMIKDCGVDWVILGHSERRHVFGESDELIGQKTAHALESGLSVIACIGEKLDEREGGITEKVVFTQTKAIADNVKDWSKVVLAYEPVWAIGTGKTASPQQAQEVHEKLREWLKTNVSEAIANSVRIIYGGSVTSGTCKELASQKDVDGFLVGGASLKPEFISIINAKA